From Penicillium digitatum chromosome 5, complete sequence, one genomic window encodes:
- a CDS encoding sulfate transporter, protein MSETSSVHPGESDGLGRRTPRDRNINTFRSSPQTGLGISTSSSHENQKAQDTQSGTRVTSEPDVRTRLLESYLQADPACDERRCSHGTFSPRVEDLGRQSYIGGPGDAFGYNGREVADGAVGRSRGVVDHPESVPDSETPSQMKSSFSFPITETNKQYISYYIPLFNWIGQYHWSFLRGDLMAALTVASIYIPMALSLASNLAHAPPISGLYSFVIHPLVYAILGSCPLLVVGPEAAGSLLTGAIVKASVMQGNSGEDNPTEIALIVGVATAMSGGMILIAGLTRLGFLDNVLSRPFLRGFITAIGFVIFVDQLIPELGLAEYAKETGVSHGTSVEKLIFIFRHVRQCHGLTAIVSIVSFSVIMVFRTLKKMLVPRIPQVIYFPDRFLVVALSAVLAWHLDWEAKGLEILGSTEVASGGLFAFNWPFQLGNMKHVRTALSKSFIIALLGFFESSVAAKGLGEGSSDGIKGMHMSANREMVALGVANVIGGCFSALPAFGGYGRSKLSSQTGARSPMTSVFVSIITFTCVLVLLPYLYYLPKAVLCSMISVVAFTLVEECPHDLIFFLRLRGWSELVLMFLIFTTTIFYSLELGMAMGMGLSVIILIRHATAPRIQIMGKVLGTDSRFDNAELHPENVELVEGALIVKIPEPLTFANTGDLKNRLRRLELYGSTHAHPSLPRMRAPEHNKNIIFDVHGVTSIDGSGTQVLSEIVHAYAEQRVRVFFCRLPNMSVFRMFERSGIVEICGGLTHFVPSVDEALRLAESENQTQEM, encoded by the exons ATGTCTGAGACAAGTTCAGTACACCCTGGGGAGTCCGACGGACTCGGACGTCGGACTCCACGGGACCGCAATATCAACACTTTCCGTTCGTCACCTCAAACTGGTCTTGGGATTTCGACAAGTTCAAGCCATGAAAACCAAAAGGCACAGGACACCCAGTCTGGCACCAGGGTTACGAGCGAACCAGATGTGAGAACTCGACTTCTGGAATCATACCTTCAGGCCGATCCTGCGTGTGATGAAAGGCGCTGCAGCCATGGAACATTCTCGCCTCGGGTAGAAGATTTGGGAAGGCAGTCATACATTGGAGGACCAGGCGATGCATTTGGGTATAACGGACGTGAAGTGGCTGACGGTGCGGTCGGTCGCTCTAGAGGTGTAGTAGACCACCCGGAGTCAGTCCCAGATTCAGAGACTCCTTCACAGATGAAatcatctttctcttttccaaTCACCGAGACGAATAAGCA ATACATATCCTACTATATTCCCCTCTTCAATTGGATTGGACAATATCATTGGTCATTCCTGCGCGGAGATCTCATGGCTGCATTGACTGTGGCGTCCATCTATATCCCGATGGCCCTCTCTTTGGCCTCCAATCTTGCTCATGCACCACCCATCAGCGGCCTCTATTCTTTCGTCATCCATCCCTTGGTCTATGCCATCCTAGGAAGCTGCCCGCTCCTGGTAGTTGGACCGGAGGCTGCGGGTTCTTTGCTAACGGGTGCTATTGTCAAAGCAAGTGTCATGCAAGGAAACTCAGGCGAGGACAATCCCACAGAAATCGCCCTCATTGTAGGAGTGGCTACTGCTATGTCCGGGGGCATGATATTGATTGCCGGACTGACTCGCCTAGGGTTTTTGGATAACGTGCTCAGTCGACCATTCTTGCGAGGATTCATCACTGCGATCGGCTTTGTGATTTTTGTAGACCAGCTTATCCCAGAATTGGGTCTGGCCGAGTATGCCAAAGAAACCGGGGTCAGCCATGGCACCAGTGTTGAAAAACTGATTTTCATCTTTCGACACGTTCGACAGTGCCATGGACTAACTGCTATCGTTTCGATCGTCAGCTTTTCTGTCATCATGGTGTTCAG AACTTTGAAAAAGATGCTTGTGCCTCGTATCCCGCAGGTGATTTATTTCCCAGACCGTTTCCTGGTCGTTGCCCTGTCGGCGGTTTTGGCTTGGCACCTTGACTGGGAAGCCAAAGGGCTTGAAATTCTCGGTTCTACAGAGGTTGCCTCTGGAGGACTATTCGCTTTCAATTGGCCTTTCCAGCTTGGAAATATGAAACATGTGCGAACAGCATTGAGCAAATCCTTTATAATCGCGCTACTTGGATTCTTTGAGTCATCTGTTGCGGCCAAGGGGCTGGGTGAAGGCAGTTCTGATGGAATCAAGGGAATGCACATGAGTGCTAATCGCGAGATGGTTGCACTAGGCGTCGCCAATGTTATCGGGGGTTGCTTCTCGGCTTTGCCTGCATTTGGCGGATACGGGCGGAGCAAGCTTAGCTCACAGACAGGAGCACGGTCACCTATGACTAGTGTTTTTGTGAGTATCATCACATTCACATGTGTCCTGGTTCTTTTGCCTTATCTCTACTACCTCCCG AAAGCAGTCCTGTGCTCCATGATCTCCGTGGTAGCCTTCACTCTAGTGGAAGAATGCCCGCATGACCTGATTTTCTTCCTCCGCCTACGGGGCTGGTCAGAGCTCGTTCTCATGTTCCTCATCTTCACAACAACAATCTTCTACTCCCTGGAACTAGGCATGGCGATGGGAATGGGTCTGTCAGTGATAATTCTCATCCGACACGCCACAGCCCCCCGAATCCAGATCATGGGCAAGGTTCTCGGTACAGACTCGCGTTTCGACAACGCCGAGCTCCACCCAGAAAACGTGGAGCTAGTCGAAGGCGCCCTGATTGTCAAGATTCCAGAACCCCTCACCTTTGCCAACACAGGCGATCTCAAGAACCGTCTGCGGCGTCTAGAACTCTACGGCTCTActcatgctcatccttctCTACCGCGCATGCGCGCCCCGGAGCATAACAAGAATATCATTTTCGATGTTCATGGCGTTACAAGCATCGATGGGTCTGGCACCCAGGTTCTCTCGGAGATTGTGCATGCGTATGCAGAGCAACGTGTCAGAGTGTTCTTCTGCCGTTTGCCGAATATGAGTGTTTTCCGCATGTTTGAGCGGAGTGGTATTGTTGAGATATGTGGAGGATTGACTCACTTTGTTCCTAGTGTTGATGAGGCGCTGCGGTTGGCGGAATCTGAGAATCAAACGCAGGAGATGTGA
- a CDS encoding CENP-A-nucleosome distal centromere subunit CENP-L, protein MSGFAKFAHSVQKVRAAIHSRRKAGAKDQRESSLRNDLADLPASSPWDLPVEIQIRIFAYSGITDFHPLRLVCKAFCQLLSRNEHEIVRQYLRLRRHGTLPSPIDDDRTYTRDPSDDVVLLSDLFPPSKSARGGHLYTFKYLHGLRRRQMLCSRLCYYLADRILDRFIQTEPAVMKASFPAKRNERNALVKRGIASIRFHLAPLMYYTLYFLESYASARREHTNMLVQKYEAGQLPVPLPLEIRQRMYRELQTRILQSPPFTNTPALVATHHCMHLLVTYIRYAMSPDGQAEIDDSWISSLLTLAPFVRIVEFFSAEIGDGGSQRTQRKEFMYNFYQDTMKYEKDHMNSVVFARASAQNLHSSVQDIWFAAAAAELKARRAIPHDVEHVWVWNGVPIVFGCPDCHPTRGWQA, encoded by the exons ATGAGTGGCTTTGCCAAGTTCGCCCACTCAGTTCAAAAAGTCCGGGCAGCGATCCATAGCAGGAGAAAGGCGGGCGCCAAGGACCAACGTGAATCGTCATTAAG AAATGACCTTGCAGATCTTCCAGCTTCCTCGCCGTGGGACCTCCCCGTCGAGATTCAAATCCGCATATTTGCATATTCCGGCATCACCGACTTCCATCCGCTGAGGCTTGTCTGCAAGGCGTTTTGTCAACTGCTTTCCAGGAATGAGCATGAGATTGTCCGGCAATATCTCCGCTTGCGTCGTCACGGTACCCTTCCATCGCCAATTGACGATGACCGCACTTATACTCGAGACCCCAGCGACGATGTCGTGCTGTTATCAGACCTATTTCCACCGTCCAAAAGCGCCAGGGGCGGCCATCTCTATACCTTCAAATACTTGCATGGGCTGAGACGCAGGCAAATGCTCTGTTCAAGACTCTGCTACTACCTAGCCGATCGGATCCTCGATCGGTTCATCCAGACCGAACCGGCAGTCATGAAGGCCTCATTTCCTGCAAAGCGAAACGAGCGCAACGCCCTCGTCAAACGCGGTATAGCCAGCATACGATTTCACCTTGCACCACTCAT GTACTATACACTCTATTTCCTGGAATCATACGCGTCCGCCCGACGCGAGCACACGAACATGCTAGTCCAAAAATACGAGGCGGGCCAGCTTCCTGTGCCATTGCCACTCGAGATACGCCAGAGGATGTACCGCGAGCTGCAAACCCGGATCCTCCAAAGCCCTCCCTTCACCAACACGCCGGCTCTAGTTGCGACACACCATTGCATGCATTTGCTTGTTACATATATACGCTACGCCATGTCTCCGGATGGTCAAGCCGAGATTGATGACTCGTGGATTAGCTCCTTGCTCACATTGGCGCCGTTTGTGCGGATCGTCGAGTTTTTCTCCGCTGAGATCGGGGACGGTGGGAGCCAGCGAACTCAACGCAAGGAGTTCATGTACAATTTCTATCAGGACACGATGAAGTACGAAAAGGATCACATGAATTCGGTTGTTTTTGCGCGCGCGTCTGCGCAGAATTTGCATAGTTCAGTGCAAGATATCTGgtttgctgctgctgcggctGAATTGAAAGCCCGGCGAGCGATACCTCACGATGTAGAGCACGTCTGGGTCTGGAATGGTGTTCCAATTGTTTTTGGGTGTCCGGATTGCCATCCTACGAGAGGATGGCAGGCGTGA
- a CDS encoding CENP-A-nucleosome distal centromere subunit CENP-L, which produces MEQANPRQLFNISWTIHRLSPLHHGKDCEILLDNQVALKTYATRLRDHLTGDLLAGIHTNTGAAEDDTFSKIGPIKDCLWRPISSQSLRDKAPSRSQNTKTPGILVTLEYENIVYKAALLTDTIPSPNQRKGSTSLPLLLTRFPTALRQIFITFLTTNFDTYCSPLRLPSSFLCLGLETYIDTLRTQRQSTSDTVEDTIKELQLTLSFSSSIAPALRSLNVSVARASLAGFLRDQPGQSAPKSRSLQRKLRSPFIANLTSYLETHLAMKLNLDGSSSDQVAKQHVRLSKVACAAFVLGSEGRVKLVVAADRDDGDEGTRAPGDKNERALEAGESLLQSVIRKAVVEGHSAT; this is translated from the coding sequence ATGGAACAAGCAAATCCAAGACAATTGTTCAACATATCCTGGACTATCCACCGTCTCTCCCCTCTCCATCATGGGAAGGATTGTGAGATCCTCCTAGACAACCAGGTTGCCTTAAAAACATACGCAACGCGTCTACGCGACCATCTCACAGGCGACCTCCTTGCTGGGATTCATACAAACACTGGCGCAGCAGAAGACGATACGTTCTCCAAGATAGGCCCCATAAAAGATTGTCTATGGCGGCCAATCTCATCTCAATCATTGCGCGACAAAGCGCCGAGCAGATCCCAGAATACCAAAACTCCTGGAATTCTAGTAACGCTGGAATATGAAAATATTGTCTACAAAGCAGCTTTGCTCACAGACACAATACCATCTCCAAATCAGCGCAAGGGATCCACatctctccctctcctccTAACCAGATTCCCCACTGCGCTCCGACAAATCTTCATCACTTTCTTGACTACAAATTTCGACACTTATTGCTCGCCCCTCCGACTGCCGTCGAGCTTTCTCTGTTTAGGTCTAGAGACATACATCGATACCCTGCGCACCCAAAGGCAAAGTACAAGCGACACAGTTGAAGATACTATCAAAGAGTTACAGCTCACGCtctccttctcatcatccaTCGCACCAGCGCTGAGATCCCTGAACGTCAGCGTCGCGCGCGCTTCACTAGCAGGCTTCCTGCGCGACCAGCCTGGACAGTCAGCGCCAAAATCGCGCAGTCTTCAGCGTAAACTGCGCAGCCCTTTCATCGCCAACCTTACTTCGTATCTGGAGACGCATCTTGCCATGAAGTTGAATCTGGATGGGTCGTCTTCGGACCAAGTCGCTAAGCAGCATGTGCGACTCTCGAAGGTTGCCTGCGCTGCTTTCGTTTTGGGCAGTGAGGGACGTGTGAAGCTGGTTGTGGCTGCTGATAGGGATGATGGGGATGAGGGCACTCGCGCTCCAGGCGATAAAAATGAACGTGCTTTGGAAGCAGGAGAATCGCTGCTACAGTCGGTAATCCGGAAGGCCGTTGTGGAGGGTCATTCAGCTACGTGA